One genomic segment of Bradyrhizobium diazoefficiens includes these proteins:
- a CDS encoding TIGR03809 family protein has translation MTHRQGSAYGQGSAHAPGRTAVCSRDIAARWCALAEQRLEHLSEMFETGRWRRYHSEIAFLENIQEAKLAVQTWRALSTGGDVAAAAASVSPAFGWSPAIMPRVFPREQAAQTVQPKTLQPKTLQPKAVHIAPETAVPIRLEPKLDVLAEVTEAPLAPTAPLAVPAAVASFTAPAAVPPLKAPAARAPLTAPVVRPPSAAPVAMAPRTAPAVRSPAAMATLLPQFAPPATEIVAAPERVVEFTFSLDGLEAKYPLLRNVF, from the coding sequence ATGACACATCGCCAAGGGTCTGCTTACGGCCAAGGGTCTGCTCACGCGCCCGGCCGCACCGCGGTTTGCAGCCGAGACATCGCGGCACGCTGGTGCGCACTCGCCGAACAGCGGCTCGAGCATCTCTCCGAAATGTTCGAGACCGGACGCTGGCGCCGCTATCACTCCGAGATCGCATTCCTCGAAAACATCCAGGAAGCCAAACTCGCGGTCCAGACCTGGCGGGCTCTCTCAACCGGTGGCGATGTGGCCGCGGCGGCCGCCAGTGTCTCCCCGGCATTCGGCTGGTCGCCGGCAATCATGCCCCGCGTGTTTCCGCGCGAGCAGGCAGCGCAGACTGTGCAGCCCAAAACTCTGCAACCCAAAACTCTTCAACCCAAGGCCGTCCACATCGCCCCTGAGACCGCCGTGCCGATCAGGCTCGAGCCGAAGCTGGACGTTCTCGCCGAAGTGACGGAAGCGCCGCTCGCTCCGACCGCACCGCTGGCGGTGCCCGCTGCGGTCGCATCGTTCACTGCGCCCGCTGCTGTCCCGCCGCTCAAGGCTCCCGCGGCGAGGGCGCCGCTGACCGCACCTGTCGTGAGGCCGCCGTCGGCAGCGCCTGTTGCGATGGCGCCGCGCACCGCGCCCGCCGTGAGGTCGCCCGCCGCGATGGCAACGCTCCTGCCGCAGTTCGCCCCGCCCGCCACTGAGATCGTCGCAGCCCCCGAGCGCGTCGTCGAATTCACCTTCAGCCTCGACGGCCTGGAAGCGAAATACCCGCTGCTGCGGAACGTGTTCTAG
- the meaB gene encoding methylmalonyl Co-A mutase-associated GTPase MeaB, with protein sequence MTEKKASLDIKSLARDLRAGSRAALARAITLVESRRGDHQALARELVQMLLPDTGKAFRVGITGSPGVGKSTTIDALGTYLIEQGHKVAVLAVDPSSARSGGSILGDKTRMARLAASSDAFIRPSPSSGTLGGVAAKTREAMLLCEAAGFGVVLVETVGIGQSETAVCDMTDFFLALMLPGGGDELQGIKKGLVELADMIAINKADGDNLKRANITAADYRGALHILAARSEHWHPPVVTYSALAGTGIAELWQKVLDHRKAMNASGDFAARRRDQQVKWMWSMLEQRMLSRLRSEASVRTKVRKIEADVAEGHLTPALAAEQILELLQ encoded by the coding sequence ATGACCGAGAAGAAGGCCTCGCTCGACATCAAATCCCTCGCCCGTGACCTCCGCGCCGGCAGCCGCGCGGCGCTGGCGCGGGCGATCACGCTGGTGGAGAGCCGGCGCGGCGACCATCAGGCGCTGGCGCGGGAGCTGGTGCAGATGCTGCTGCCCGACACCGGCAAGGCGTTTCGCGTCGGCATCACCGGCTCGCCTGGCGTCGGCAAATCCACCACCATCGACGCACTCGGGACCTACCTGATCGAGCAGGGCCACAAGGTCGCGGTGCTCGCGGTCGATCCGTCCTCGGCACGCAGCGGCGGCTCGATCCTCGGCGACAAGACGCGAATGGCGCGGCTCGCGGCCTCTAGCGATGCCTTCATCCGCCCCTCGCCGTCCTCCGGCACGCTCGGCGGCGTCGCAGCGAAAACGCGCGAGGCGATGCTGCTCTGCGAGGCCGCCGGCTTCGGCGTCGTGCTGGTCGAGACCGTCGGCATCGGCCAATCCGAGACCGCGGTCTGCGACATGACCGACTTTTTCCTCGCCCTGATGCTGCCGGGCGGCGGCGATGAGTTGCAGGGCATCAAGAAGGGCCTGGTCGAGCTCGCCGACATGATCGCGATCAACAAGGCCGACGGCGACAATCTCAAGCGCGCCAACATCACCGCCGCCGACTATCGCGGCGCGCTGCATATTTTGGCGGCGCGGTCCGAGCATTGGCATCCGCCCGTCGTCACCTATTCGGCGCTGGCCGGCACCGGCATCGCCGAGTTGTGGCAAAAAGTTCTGGATCACCGCAAGGCGATGAACGCATCCGGCGATTTCGCCGCGCGGCGGCGCGATCAGCAGGTGAAGTGGATGTGGTCGATGCTGGAGCAGCGCATGCTGTCGCGGCTGCGCAGCGAAGCGTCTGTGCGGACGAAAGTGCGGAAGATCGAGGCTGACGTGGCCGAAGGCCATCTCACGCCGGCGCTTGCCGCCGAGCAGATTCTGGAGTTGCTGCAATGA
- a CDS encoding sigma-70 family RNA polymerase sigma factor codes for MSVTQAASDEVLIARIAQGDRLAMQVLYGRHHVRVYRFGLRLVRDEQAAEDLISEVFLDVWRQAGKFEGRSAVSTWLLAITRFKALSALRRRKDFELDEDAANAIEDQSDDPETVVQKKDTSEALRECLTGLSPEHREIVDLVYYHEKSVEEVAAIVGIPENTVKTRLFYARKKLAELLKAAGVERGWP; via the coding sequence TTGAGCGTGACACAGGCGGCTTCGGACGAGGTCCTGATCGCCAGGATCGCTCAGGGCGACCGGCTCGCCATGCAGGTGCTGTACGGGCGGCACCATGTCAGGGTCTACAGGTTCGGGCTGAGGCTCGTGCGGGACGAGCAGGCGGCGGAGGACCTCATCAGCGAGGTGTTTCTCGACGTCTGGCGTCAAGCCGGCAAGTTCGAAGGCCGATCCGCCGTTTCCACCTGGCTGCTGGCAATCACCCGATTCAAGGCCCTCTCGGCGCTCCGGCGCAGGAAGGACTTTGAGTTGGACGAAGACGCCGCGAACGCGATCGAGGACCAGTCCGACGATCCGGAAACGGTGGTGCAGAAGAAGGATACCAGTGAAGCGTTGCGGGAGTGTCTGACGGGCCTCTCGCCGGAACACCGGGAGATCGTCGATCTCGTCTACTACCACGAGAAGTCCGTAGAAGAGGTCGCCGCAATCGTCGGCATCCCGGAGAACACTGTGAAGACGCGCTTGTTCTATGCGCGCAAGAAACTGGCCGAACTGCTGAAGGCAGCCGGCGTTGAGCGAGGCTGGCCATGA
- a CDS encoding NrsF family protein — translation MDTDQLIRTLAADNAHRAPRVGAVLTMALLVAAPFSILIFATFLGVRPDVMTAMHNPFFDTKFAVTLSLAIPAIIVSLHLSRPEALMRGWGWLLLLPVGLLAVAIGSEAMMAPAMPMTMRLVGKNSRVCLSAIPAMSLPLLAGALFGLRHGAPSRPALAGALAGLVSAGLAATLYASHCTDDSPLFVATWYTIATAVVTAIGAFAGSKVLRY, via the coding sequence ATGGACACCGATCAACTCATTCGCACGCTTGCGGCCGACAACGCCCATCGCGCTCCACGCGTCGGCGCCGTGCTGACCATGGCGCTGCTGGTGGCGGCGCCGTTCTCGATCCTGATCTTCGCCACGTTCCTCGGCGTGCGTCCCGACGTGATGACGGCCATGCACAATCCGTTCTTCGACACCAAGTTCGCGGTGACGCTGTCGCTTGCGATCCCCGCGATCATCGTCAGCTTGCATCTGTCGCGGCCCGAAGCATTGATGCGCGGTTGGGGCTGGCTGTTGCTGCTGCCCGTGGGCCTGCTCGCGGTCGCGATCGGCAGTGAGGCGATGATGGCGCCGGCGATGCCGATGACAATGCGCCTGGTGGGCAAGAATTCGCGCGTCTGCCTGTCCGCAATCCCCGCCATGTCGCTGCCGCTGCTCGCCGGCGCCCTGTTCGGCCTGCGCCACGGCGCGCCGTCGCGTCCCGCGCTCGCCGGCGCGCTCGCCGGCCTGGTGTCGGCCGGCCTTGCCGCGACGCTCTATGCCTCGCACTGCACCGACGATTCGCCACTGTTCGTCGCGACCTGGTACACGATCGCGACCGCGGTGGTGACGGCGATCGGCGCGTTCGCCGGTTCAAAAGTCTTGCGCTACTAG
- a CDS encoding GGDEF domain-containing protein, whose translation MSTAATSFPERNAAETADLVLAPEAAAPEVLARRVRQRRQMYIGQVVSYSLGASVLLLYAYDGAISVDVASLFWLGGLLIIGTFAVLSEAGVGDRFSDHYLTVFQISAHMALQFVFLLSVPTIGIAFISVLFLIFAFGTLRMTSAQAMLTWAIATGGLAAVFLASDLPIGMPVASRLQRTASMLCFVLVIGQCAFLGLFGATLRKILYRRSIELKAAYQRIEELAELDELTGSYNRRCIMRLLDVEIGKSRQASTPCAIALIDLDWFKRINDAHGHPVGDEVLRTFAITVFANIRPSDSFGRYGGEEFLLLLPDTAAEAASRMMERLRGIVADLDWSAFSPGMRVTISAGVATLRDSDTADTFLARADSALYSAKAQGRNRIAPS comes from the coding sequence ATGAGCACGGCCGCGACGTCCTTTCCGGAGAGGAATGCTGCTGAGACCGCGGATCTCGTCCTCGCACCGGAGGCGGCGGCGCCGGAAGTGCTGGCCCGCAGGGTCCGGCAGCGCCGCCAGATGTATATCGGCCAGGTGGTGAGCTATTCGCTCGGCGCCTCCGTCCTGCTGCTCTACGCCTATGATGGCGCGATCTCGGTCGACGTCGCTTCGCTGTTCTGGCTCGGCGGTCTCCTGATCATCGGCACGTTCGCCGTGCTGTCGGAAGCCGGCGTCGGCGACAGGTTCAGCGACCACTATCTCACCGTGTTCCAGATCTCGGCGCATATGGCGCTGCAATTCGTGTTCCTGCTGTCGGTGCCGACCATCGGCATCGCCTTCATCAGCGTCCTATTCCTGATCTTTGCCTTCGGCACGCTGCGCATGACCTCGGCTCAGGCGATGCTGACCTGGGCGATCGCGACGGGCGGCCTTGCCGCCGTCTTCCTCGCCTCCGACCTGCCGATTGGCATGCCCGTTGCGAGCCGGCTCCAGCGCACCGCCTCGATGCTGTGCTTCGTGCTGGTGATCGGCCAGTGCGCCTTCCTCGGCCTGTTCGGCGCCACGCTGCGCAAGATCCTGTACCGGCGCAGCATCGAGCTGAAGGCCGCCTACCAGCGCATCGAGGAGCTCGCCGAGCTCGACGAGCTCACCGGCTCCTACAATCGCCGCTGCATCATGCGCCTCTTGGATGTCGAGATCGGGAAGTCGCGGCAGGCGTCCACGCCTTGCGCGATCGCGCTGATCGATCTCGACTGGTTCAAGCGCATCAACGACGCCCACGGCCATCCCGTCGGCGACGAGGTGCTGCGCACCTTTGCCATCACCGTTTTCGCCAACATCCGCCCGTCCGACAGCTTCGGCCGCTACGGCGGCGAGGAGTTCCTGCTGCTGCTGCCGGACACCGCTGCCGAGGCAGCCTCGCGCATGATGGAGCGGCTCCGCGGCATCGTCGCCGATCTCGACTGGAGTGCATTCTCGCCGGGTATGCGGGTGACGATTTCCGCGGGCGTCGCGACGCTGCGCGACTCTGATACTGCCGACACGTTTCTCGCGCGCGCCGACAGCGCGCTTTATTCCGCCAAGGCGCAAGGGCGTAACCGAATTGCACCGAGCTGA
- a CDS encoding pyroglutamyl-peptidase I, whose translation MSDKLRILLTGFGPFPGAPYNPTQPLVARLTQLRRPALENVAIASHIFPVTYAAVDRQLPDVLAKAKPDALLMFGLAARTPFLRIETRARNAVTMLWPDAANTRASKRGIAGHADAMMFGPHTARLLRAARRTGIDARASRDAGAYLCNYLSWRAIENVRADGPKLAAFIHVPLLARSGVMRRKGAPRITLDELVDAGEAMLMEMVQLARNKRRPVA comes from the coding sequence ATGAGCGACAAGCTGCGCATCCTCCTCACCGGCTTCGGTCCCTTCCCCGGCGCGCCCTATAATCCGACCCAGCCGCTGGTCGCACGGCTGACGCAACTGCGCCGGCCGGCGCTCGAGAATGTCGCGATCGCGAGCCACATCTTCCCGGTCACTTACGCCGCGGTCGACCGGCAATTGCCTGATGTGCTCGCAAAGGCGAAGCCGGACGCGCTGCTGATGTTCGGCCTTGCCGCGCGCACGCCTTTTTTGCGCATCGAGACCCGCGCGCGCAACGCCGTCACCATGCTCTGGCCCGATGCCGCCAACACCCGCGCCAGCAAGCGCGGCATCGCCGGCCACGCGGACGCGATGATGTTCGGCCCGCACACGGCAAGGCTGCTGCGCGCCGCACGCCGCACTGGCATCGACGCGCGCGCCTCGCGCGATGCCGGCGCCTATCTCTGCAACTACTTGAGCTGGCGGGCGATCGAGAATGTCAGGGCGGACGGACCAAAGCTTGCGGCGTTCATCCACGTACCCCTGCTGGCGCGCAGCGGCGTCATGCGGCGCAAGGGCGCGCCCAGGATCACGCTGGATGAGCTGGTGGATGCGGGGGAAGCGATGCTGATGGAGATGGTGCAGTTGGCCCGCAACAAACGCAGACCGGTTGCGTAA
- a CDS encoding GIY-YIG nuclease family protein: MGIYIYMLRCADGSFYIGSATGEDTSKRADKHNAGVHQGYTYSRRPVVLVWSEYFDRITDGIAAERQLKGWSRAKKEALIRSDWKSVSQLARRRAGAPRSKK, translated from the coding sequence GTGGGCATCTATATCTACATGCTGAGATGCGCGGATGGCTCGTTCTATATCGGAAGCGCCACCGGTGAGGATACGTCCAAACGGGCGGACAAGCACAATGCTGGAGTCCATCAGGGCTATACTTATTCGAGGCGCCCGGTCGTTCTGGTGTGGTCCGAGTATTTCGATCGCATCACTGATGGAATTGCTGCCGAGCGACAGCTCAAGGGGTGGAGCCGCGCGAAGAAGGAAGCGCTCATTCGTTCGGATTGGAAATCGGTGAGCCAGCTTGCGCGCCGGCGCGCGGGAGCGCCGAGATCGAAGAAGTAA
- a CDS encoding sigma-70 family RNA polymerase sigma factor: protein MRGREDEWTGLMRSAMAGDDAAYHRLLKAVTPVLRAAARRGLARAGQPPDQAEDIVQEILLAVHLKRHTWDSEAPFAPWLFAIGRNKLIDVLRRRGKRVFVNIDDFAETLPGEAPQETASAGEVAAQLGTLPQRQRDVLQSIAVEAVSIKDTAARFAMSEGAVRVALHRGLAALTAKLRDH from the coding sequence GTGCGCGGACGTGAGGACGAATGGACCGGCCTGATGCGGTCGGCCATGGCTGGCGATGATGCGGCGTATCATCGCCTGTTGAAGGCGGTCACGCCGGTGCTGCGCGCCGCGGCGAGGCGGGGCCTGGCGCGGGCCGGGCAGCCTCCCGACCAGGCCGAGGATATCGTGCAGGAGATTCTGTTGGCGGTGCACCTGAAGCGGCACACCTGGGACAGCGAAGCGCCCTTCGCGCCCTGGTTGTTCGCGATCGGGCGCAACAAGCTGATCGACGTGCTGCGCCGGCGCGGCAAGCGCGTCTTCGTCAACATCGACGATTTCGCCGAGACCCTGCCGGGTGAGGCCCCTCAGGAAACCGCCTCGGCGGGCGAGGTCGCCGCGCAGCTCGGCACGCTGCCGCAGCGCCAGCGCGACGTGCTGCAGTCGATTGCGGTCGAGGCCGTCTCGATCAAGGACACGGCGGCGAGATTTGCGATGAGCGAAGGTGCGGTGCGGGTCGCGCTGCATCGCGGACTTGCGGCGCTGACTGCCAAACTGCGAGACCATTAG
- a CDS encoding TIGR03808 family TAT-translocated repetitive protein produces the protein MDLNRRHLIGASTAGIAGALAMPADAARAAPLTSLLGRDATQYGVRPNSGEDQTRALQRAIDDAARVQVPLALPPGVYRTGLLRLPNGSQLIGVRGATKLVFTGGASAIQSDGSDAIGLTGITFDGGGIPLPTRRGLIHVLGGRDVRITDCEITGSGGSGIWLEQVSGDVSGNIFTSIAVTAVVSFDARGLSVSRNTILGTNDNGIEILRSAIGDDGTLVTDNRIEDIKAGPGGSGQYGNAINAFRAGNVIVRGNRIRNCDYSAVRGNSASNIHISGNSVSDVREVALYSEFSFEAAVIANNIVDGAAVGVSVCNFNEGGRIAVVQGNIIRNLIPKRPIGTAPDDDAGVGIYIEADSSVTGNVIENAPSYGIVAGWGKYLRDVAISGNVIRRALAGIGVSVVPGAGTALVNNNMISETPRGAVVGLDHARAVTSDLSAEGAQRFAQVVIGGNAVRR, from the coding sequence ATGGACCTCAACCGCCGTCACCTCATTGGAGCTTCCACCGCCGGCATCGCCGGCGCGCTCGCGATGCCGGCCGATGCCGCGCGCGCGGCGCCGCTGACCTCCCTGCTCGGCCGCGATGCCACCCAATATGGCGTGCGACCCAACAGCGGCGAGGATCAGACGCGTGCGCTTCAGCGTGCGATCGACGATGCCGCGCGGGTGCAGGTGCCGCTGGCGCTGCCGCCCGGGGTCTATCGCACCGGGCTGCTGCGGCTGCCGAACGGCTCGCAATTGATCGGCGTGCGCGGGGCCACCAAGCTCGTCTTCACCGGCGGCGCGTCGGCAATCCAGAGCGACGGCTCCGATGCGATCGGCCTCACCGGTATCACCTTCGACGGCGGCGGCATCCCGCTGCCGACGCGGCGTGGGCTGATCCACGTCCTCGGCGGCCGCGACGTCCGCATCACCGATTGCGAGATCACCGGATCCGGCGGCAGCGGCATCTGGCTCGAGCAGGTGTCGGGCGACGTCTCCGGCAACATCTTCACCAGCATCGCGGTGACGGCGGTGGTCTCGTTCGACGCGCGGGGTCTCAGCGTCTCCCGCAACACAATTCTCGGGACCAACGACAACGGCATCGAGATCCTGCGCAGCGCGATCGGCGACGACGGTACACTGGTCACCGACAACCGCATCGAGGACATCAAGGCCGGCCCCGGCGGCTCCGGCCAGTACGGCAACGCCATCAACGCCTTTCGTGCCGGCAATGTGATCGTGCGCGGCAACCGCATCAGGAACTGCGACTACTCCGCGGTGCGCGGCAATTCGGCGTCCAACATTCACATATCAGGCAACAGCGTCAGCGACGTGCGCGAGGTCGCGCTCTATTCGGAGTTTTCGTTCGAGGCCGCCGTGATCGCGAACAACATTGTGGACGGCGCGGCGGTCGGCGTCTCCGTCTGCAATTTCAACGAGGGCGGCCGCATTGCCGTGGTTCAGGGCAATATCATCCGCAATCTGATCCCGAAGCGGCCGATCGGCACCGCACCGGACGACGATGCCGGCGTCGGCATCTACATCGAGGCAGATTCGTCGGTGACCGGCAACGTCATCGAGAACGCGCCGTCCTACGGCATCGTCGCCGGCTGGGGCAAATATCTGCGCGATGTCGCGATATCAGGCAATGTGATCCGCAGGGCGCTCGCCGGCATAGGCGTTTCCGTGGTGCCCGGCGCCGGCACCGCGCTCGTCAACAACAACATGATCTCGGAAACCCCGCGCGGCGCCGTGGTCGGGCTCGACCACGCGCGTGCGGTGACGTCGGACCTGTCCGCCGAGGGTGCGCAACGGTTTGCGCAGGTGGTGATCGGCGGGAATGCAGTGCGGCGTTAG
- a CDS encoding DUF2336 domain-containing protein, with product MRSKSAKPSENLLDELQAALSHGTVARRVEALRRVTDLFLGNAVDYSDAHIRVFDDVFQCLIAQIETSAKALLAERLAPIAAAPPKIMRTLALDEVIEVAGPVLTKSERLDEATLMEIARTRGEAHLKAISLRRVLSEALTDVLVSRGNEDVVQSTVGNHGAKLSEGSLTDLVTRAERDDDLATCIGLRPDLPRHHYLKLVAKASLSVRRKLEAAHPELADEVSSVVQEAAQRVRAAAMTRQTEMARALVKSLHADGRLNEFQVMTFAEQGKFDETNAGLAALAGVAVETAENMMIESRTEGVMILAKVAGMSWSSVRAIIAMREKLSGGSRTDMLTLRDSYEALRSSTAQQVLRFHRMQSTTPAS from the coding sequence ATGAGATCCAAATCCGCCAAACCATCCGAGAACCTGCTCGACGAATTGCAGGCTGCGCTCTCGCACGGCACCGTGGCGCGCCGTGTCGAGGCGCTGCGCCGCGTGACCGATCTCTTCCTGGGCAATGCCGTGGACTATTCCGACGCGCACATCCGCGTCTTCGACGACGTATTCCAGTGCCTGATCGCGCAGATCGAGACCTCGGCCAAGGCGCTGCTCGCCGAACGCCTGGCACCGATCGCGGCCGCGCCGCCGAAAATTATGCGCACGCTCGCGCTCGACGAAGTCATCGAGGTCGCCGGACCCGTGCTGACGAAATCGGAACGGCTGGACGAGGCCACCCTGATGGAAATCGCACGCACCAGGGGCGAGGCGCATCTCAAGGCGATCTCGCTGCGGCGGGTGCTGTCGGAAGCACTGACCGACGTGCTGGTCTCGCGGGGCAACGAGGACGTGGTGCAATCAACCGTCGGCAATCACGGCGCGAAGCTGTCGGAAGGCAGCCTCACCGACCTCGTCACCCGCGCCGAGCGCGACGACGACCTCGCCACCTGCATCGGCCTGCGGCCCGATTTGCCCCGCCATCACTATCTCAAGCTGGTCGCGAAGGCCTCCTTGAGCGTGCGCCGCAAGCTGGAGGCCGCCCATCCCGAGCTTGCGGACGAAGTCTCGAGCGTGGTCCAGGAAGCGGCGCAGCGGGTCCGCGCCGCCGCCATGACCAGGCAGACCGAGATGGCGCGCGCACTGGTGAAGTCACTGCACGCGGACGGCCGTCTCAACGAATTCCAGGTCATGACCTTCGCCGAGCAGGGCAAGTTCGACGAGACCAATGCAGGGCTCGCCGCGCTCGCGGGCGTCGCGGTCGAGACTGCCGAAAACATGATGATCGAGAGCCGCACCGAGGGCGTGATGATCCTCGCCAAGGTCGCGGGCATGTCCTGGTCGAGCGTGCGCGCCATCATCGCCATGCGCGAGAAACTCTCCGGCGGTTCGCGGACCGACATGCTGACGCTGCGCGACAGCTACGAGGCGCTGCGCTCATCGACCGCACAGCAGGTGCTGCGCTTCCACCGCATGCAGAGCACGACGCCGGCGTCCTGA
- a CDS encoding S8 family serine peptidase: protein MAGKSESRIRAEAYASSVGAALLLAASLGIGVAQAQAIMRTPTISVPSRMPTISPSIAPRVSPGVTARAVSVDRGPRPIATPRISARLGPTPVLPYARYSPNLYPACTAPYRDADGECLAQPNVGGEGTGRSGKKSAGKGRGNTTPAAVALRAFAGEFVAEIDGALSATEADELARRHGLARVASENFPLIGATFGLFRITDGRPSETVRREFAADASVRSVQPNFRYVLQDQKPPVPSEGDPAQYALAKLRLPQAHTLAHGANVTIAVIDSGIDARHPELTDSIADNFDALGSIEGAHIHGTGIAGAIVAHARLMGSAPEARIIAIRAFGGTAGGAESSSYIILRSLNYAAEHGAQIVNMSFAGPKDAVIERAIAATAARGLVLIAAAGNAGAKSPPLYPAANPNVIAVSATDQQDGLFSASNRGNHIALAAPGVDIFLPAPDGKYQMTSGTSFSAAYVSGVAALLLERNYALKPEALRMTLAKTARDLGSPGRDDLFGAGEADAFAAVMAVPADSAAPVAAASGTTKREDAQPRRDEPGIRAIEQPSLSSADDKATVFQADRPAAR, encoded by the coding sequence ATGGCAGGCAAATCCGAGAGCAGGATACGCGCCGAGGCCTACGCTTCATCGGTCGGTGCCGCGCTGCTGCTTGCCGCCAGTCTCGGCATTGGGGTTGCTCAGGCGCAGGCGATCATGCGCACGCCGACGATCAGCGTCCCCTCGCGCATGCCGACCATTTCTCCCAGCATCGCTCCGCGCGTCAGCCCTGGTGTCACTGCGCGGGCGGTCAGTGTCGACCGCGGTCCGCGCCCGATTGCCACGCCGCGGATTTCGGCCCGGCTGGGGCCGACGCCGGTGCTGCCCTATGCGCGCTACTCCCCGAACCTCTACCCCGCCTGCACCGCGCCCTATCGCGACGCCGACGGCGAATGCCTGGCGCAGCCGAACGTCGGCGGCGAGGGGACCGGCAGATCGGGCAAGAAGAGCGCCGGCAAGGGCCGCGGCAACACCACGCCGGCGGCCGTGGCCTTGCGCGCCTTCGCAGGCGAATTCGTCGCCGAGATCGACGGCGCATTGTCGGCGACCGAAGCCGACGAGCTGGCACGCCGCCACGGCCTTGCGCGCGTTGCATCGGAGAATTTTCCGCTGATCGGGGCGACGTTCGGCCTGTTCCGCATCACCGATGGCCGGCCTTCCGAGACGGTGCGGCGCGAGTTCGCCGCTGATGCCAGCGTGCGCTCGGTACAGCCGAACTTCCGCTACGTGCTCCAGGACCAGAAACCGCCGGTGCCGAGCGAAGGCGATCCGGCGCAATATGCCCTGGCAAAGCTCCGCCTGCCGCAGGCGCACACGCTGGCGCACGGCGCCAACGTGACGATTGCCGTGATCGATTCCGGCATCGACGCCAGACATCCCGAGCTCACCGATTCCATCGCCGACAATTTCGATGCGCTCGGCAGCATCGAGGGGGCGCACATTCACGGCACCGGCATCGCCGGCGCCATCGTGGCGCATGCCAGGCTGATGGGCAGCGCGCCGGAGGCGCGCATCATCGCGATCCGTGCCTTCGGCGGCACCGCCGGCGGCGCCGAGAGCTCGTCCTACATCATCCTGCGCTCGCTCAATTACGCCGCCGAGCACGGCGCGCAGATCGTCAATATGAGCTTTGCCGGCCCGAAGGACGCCGTGATCGAGCGCGCCATTGCGGCAACCGCTGCGCGCGGGCTGGTGCTGATCGCTGCCGCCGGCAATGCCGGCGCGAAATCGCCGCCGCTCTATCCGGCCGCCAACCCCAACGTGATCGCGGTCAGCGCGACCGACCAGCAGGACGGACTGTTCTCGGCCTCCAACCGTGGCAATCACATCGCGCTGGCGGCGCCCGGCGTCGACATCTTCCTGCCGGCGCCGGATGGCAAATACCAGATGACGTCGGGGACCTCGTTCTCGGCTGCCTATGTCTCCGGCGTCGCCGCTTTGCTGCTGGAGCGCAATTACGCGCTCAAGCCGGAAGCGCTGCGCATGACGCTGGCGAAGACCGCGCGCGATCTCGGCTCGCCCGGCCGCGACGATCTGTTCGGCGCCGGCGAGGCCGATGCGTTTGCCGCGGTCATGGCTGTTCCCGCCGACAGCGCGGCGCCGGTTGCGGCGGCGTCCGGTACAACAAAACGTGAAGATGCGCAGCCACGTCGCGATGAGCCCGGCATCCGCGCGATCGAACAACCTTCGCTGTCGAGCGCGGATGATAAAGCTACGGTTTTTCAGGCTGATAGGCCGGCGGCGCGATAG
- a CDS encoding enoyl-CoA hydratase has protein sequence MSTFEHIIVESQGAVGIVKLNRPKMLNALSFGVFREIAAAVDDLEADDAIGCIVVTGSEKAFAAGADIKEMQPKGFIDMFSEDFAAIGGDRIARCRKPTIAAVAGYALGGGCELAMMCDFIIAADTAKFGQPEITLGTIPGIGGTQRLTRAIGKAKAMDLCLTGRMMDAAEAERAGLVSRIVPADKLMDEVIAAAEKIAAMSRPAAAMAKEAVNRAFETTLAEGMSVERNLFHATFALEDRSEGMAAFIEKRKPVNKNR, from the coding sequence ATGAGCACGTTCGAACACATCATCGTCGAGAGCCAGGGTGCGGTCGGCATCGTCAAGCTGAACCGGCCGAAGATGCTCAACGCGCTCTCGTTCGGCGTCTTTCGCGAGATCGCCGCCGCCGTCGACGATCTCGAGGCTGATGACGCTATCGGCTGCATCGTCGTGACCGGCAGCGAAAAGGCCTTCGCCGCCGGCGCCGACATCAAGGAGATGCAGCCGAAGGGCTTCATCGACATGTTCTCGGAAGACTTCGCCGCGATCGGTGGCGACCGGATCGCGCGATGCCGCAAGCCGACCATCGCCGCGGTCGCGGGCTATGCGCTCGGCGGCGGCTGCGAGCTCGCCATGATGTGCGACTTCATCATCGCCGCCGACACGGCAAAGTTCGGCCAGCCCGAGATCACGCTCGGCACCATTCCCGGCATCGGCGGGACCCAGCGCCTGACCCGCGCGATCGGCAAGGCGAAGGCGATGGACCTATGCCTCACTGGCCGCATGATGGATGCAGCGGAGGCGGAGCGCGCAGGCCTCGTCAGCCGGATCGTGCCAGCCGACAAGCTGATGGACGAAGTCATCGCCGCCGCCGAGAAGATCGCCGCGATGTCGCGACCGGCGGCGGCAATGGCCAAGGAAGCCGTGAACCGCGCCTTCGAGACCACCCTCGCCGAGGGCATGAGCGTCGAGCGCAACCTGTTCCACGCGACCTTCGCGCTGGAAGACCGCTCCGAGGGCATGGCGGCGTTCATCGAGAAGCGCAAGCCGGTGAACAAGAACCGGTAG